The nucleotide window GGCCGTGACCGCGAATGGCTGGGTGCAGAGCTACGGCTCGCGCTGCGTGAAGCCGCCGGTGATCTGGGGCGAAGTGACCCGCCCGGAGCCGATGACCGTTGAGGCTTCAAGGCACGCGCAATCGCTCACCGGCAAGCCGATGAAGGGCATGCTCACCGGACCGATCACGATCCTTCAGTGGAGTTTCGTGCGCGATGATCTTTCCCGTTCCGCGGTGGCGGCGCAGCTAGCACTGGCGGTGAGGGCGGAGGTAGCCGATCTGGAAGCCGCGGGCATCCGCGTGATCCAGGTGGACGAGCCGGGTTTGCGCGAAGGCTTCCCACTGGATGAGTCCGAGCGCGCGGCCTATCTCGATTGGGCGGTACGGGCCTTCCGCATTGCGACCAGCGGTGTGCGGGACGAAACGCAGATCCACACGCACATGTGCTATGCGGAGTTCACGGACGTGGCCGGTGCCATCGCGGCGCTCGATGCGGACGTGATCACGCTGGAGGCCTCACGCAGCAGGATGAAGGCGCTGGGCGCGGTGATCGAAGGCGGCATACTGTCCGAGGTCGGCCCGGGTGTGTGGGACATCCACTCGCCGCGCGTGCCGGAGGTGGCGGAGATTTCCGATCTGCTGGTCCGCGCGCTGCGGGTGATCCCGGCGGACCGCCTGTGGGTGAATCCGGATTGCGGGCTCAAGACCCGTGGCTGGGAGGAAACCCGGGCTTCGCTGAAAAACCTCGTCGCGGCGGCGAAGGCGCTGCGTGAGGAATACGCGGCGGTGGAGATTTAAGCAGCATACTGAAACCACGGATTGCACGGACTCAATTCGTTCAATCCGTGGTTCATCTCTTCATGCGAAAGGTGGGGATTTTATTTTTTGGCTTGGCAGTTGGAAACCTCCGTTGCGGCGGATAAGACCTCCGCGTGGACGCTTGGTCGATTTCGGTAGAAACAGTGCGCGCCGCCCTTGCTGCGGGCGTGCGTGAGTTCGTGGTGTGCGCCGGGGCGCGGAATGCGGCCCTGCTGGAGGTGCTGGCCCGTGCTGAATCCCAAGGCCGGGTGAAGGTCTGGCGGCACTTCGAGGAGCGCAGTGCGGGATTCTTCGCGCTGGGGCGTACGCTGGACATTGATGCGCCTTGCGCGGTGGTGACGACCAGTGGCACGGCCGCGGCGGAGCTGCTGCCCGCGATGATCGAGGCGCACTATCAATCGCGTCCGCTGGTGGCGGTCACGGCGGATCGTCCGGCGAGATTCCGTGGCACCGGCGCTCCACAGGCGATCGAGCAGCCGGGTATCTTCGGACCGCACGCGGTTTCGTCCTACGAGGAATGGACCGGCCTCGGGCCGCTGCACCTCAATGTGGAACTGGAGGAAGAGTTCAAGCCGGGGGAGGTGAAGTTCCCGGAACCGGCGGAATTCGTGGCCAAGGAGAAGAGTCCATTGGTGGGGGAACTGGCACGGTGGCTGCGCGAGGATGCCTATCGCGGGCTGGTGGTGATGATCGGAGGTCTGGAGCCGTCCGATCACGAGGAGGTGTTCCATTTTTGCAGCGACCTCGGCGTGCCGGTGGTGGTGGAGGGCACGAGCGGTTTGCGTGAGGCTTTGCAGGCACTGGCGCTGCCAAATGCGGACCGGACCCTCAAGGCTCGTCCGCCGGGCAAGGTTCTGCGACTGGGCGATGTGCCGAGCGGACGCTTCTGGCGGGATCTCGAGGATCTGCCGAAAACGGAAGTTTGGTCGGTATGCCGCGGTGGATTCACCGGTCTGGCGCGGGAATCGAAGGTGGTCCGTGGTGGCGTGGCCCGGGTGTTGCGTGCGATCGGCCAGGTCGATGAAATCGGGGATGCTCTCGATTACCTGGTGGACCGCTCGCGGCAGAAGGCGCGGATCGACGAACTGCTGGAGGCGCATCCCGACAGCGAACCCGCGATGGTGCGGACGCTTTCATTGTACGCCTCTTATGGTAGTTCCGTGTATCTCGGGAACAGCCTGCCGGTGCGGGAGTGGAATCTTTTCGCGCAATGGGACAGGCCGGTTTCGGACGTAAGGGCGAACCGCGGGGCGAATGGCATCGATGGCCAGGCGAGCACGTGGCTCGGTTGGACGGCGGGCCGGACCGGCGCGTGGGCGATGCTCGGGGATCTCACCGCCCTCTACGATCTGGCGGCACCGTTCGTGCTCGAGCAATTGGAAACCAAGGGCCGAGTGCTCGCGGTGATCAACAACCACGGCGGCCGGATTTTCGAACGCCTGCCGCGTCTTGCAGACATGAGTCCGCGGGCGGCGGAGTGTTTCACCAATCCGCAGGCGGCGGATCTTTCCGGTTGGGCGAAGCTGTGGGGGATGCGCCACGTCCGGATCACCACCGCGGACGACTTCGATGATCTGGAGCAGGGAGATGAAACCGTGTTGCTGGAAGTGCTGCCGGACGCGGGCCAGACCCGGGCGTTCTGGGCGGCGTGGGACCGGATGTAGGAGCGCCCGATATCCGGTCCCTTTCTCAGCGGCGGACGCAGACGCGGCGGGATGGCACTGCCGGAAGCGACAGGGCGATCAACGCGCAGATTGCGGCGACAAGCATGGGCACCAGCGAGAGCGGACTGTTGGCCAGATCACGGCCGAAATAGAAGTACGCCTGATGCTGCGGAGTGCAGAACAGGAAATTCGGGACCGTCAAAAACAGCGCGACCAGAATGGCCGGGATCGCCCCGGCGATCATGAATGCGGCGGTGCGCTTGGACACCTGGCCGGTGACGAGCATCAGCGGACCGGTCCAAAGGGTGGACTTCAAGAAGTTGAGCACTTTCCGCCACTGATGCCGGCTGGAGCGGCGGCGGAGGTTGGGATGATCAAGGGACATATCGGGTGATCGGGAACGGTCCATCCGTTACACGTGATCGCGTAGTATGCCAAGAAAGTTAGAAGGTTTGGGCCTCCAAACGTTCAAAAAAGATCAAAAAGTTTTTGGTAGGTTCCAAATCGTGCGAAATGCACCTGTTGGAGACAGGTTTCCATTGGTGTTCCAAGGTTCCCGGAAGGTGATCATTCCCAAAAGGAACGGTTCGGAGTTGGCGACGGGGCAGGTCTGGATTACAAAAAAACTCCATGCAAGCACCGCGGATCGATGGGCTTAGAGTTACGGACCTGACTGGTGCCGGCCCATGCGGAAATGTGTACGCCGCTCATGATGAGTCGGATGTCAAGCTGGCGGTGAAGGTGTTTCACGGCATGGCAATCAACCGTGCGCTGCTTCAAAAAACGACGGCACGTCTGGAAGCGGCAGGCTGGCCGTCCGGGGTGATGCAGGTGGTTTCGGCGGATCTCGAATCACGTCCGGCGCTGATCGTGATGCCGTGGATGGCGGATCCGGCGGAGGACGGGCATGGCGTACCCCGTACCCTGCAGAACCGTCTGGCGGATTTCCCCGGCGAGCGATCCTGGCCGATGGTGCTGGATCTGGCGCGGGCGCTGGCGGTCTTCCACAACGTCCAGGTGGCGCACGGCAACCTGAAGCCGAGCAATGTGTTTTTCGATGACGAGGAGAAGCTGTCGATCGCGGATTGGTCGCTGGGAAACATGCCCGGTGTGACCCACGCGGACTATTCGGATGCCTATCTCTATCAATCTCCCGAGCAACTCCGCGATCCGGATGGGTATCTGGATGAGAAGGGCTACCGCTGGGATGTGTTTGCCTTCGGAGTGCTGGCGTACCGCCTCATCACCGGCGCGTTTCCGCGTTGCAACGAAACCTTCCTGCAGGTGGCTCCGCCGCCGGGCGATATCCGCCGTGATTCCGCGATCCATGCCGACCTTCACAAGATCGCACGCAAGCTGGAGGCGGATGCAAATGTGACGTGGCCGGACGAGGCTGCGAATCCGGTGGAAGCGGGCTACCGCGAGTGGATCGTGCGCTGTCTGGCGCTGGATGCGGCACAGCGTCCGGCGACGCTGGCGGAGGTGGTGCGAGGATTCGAGCGGGTGGAGGAGCAGGTGGCCACGGAGACGCATCGCGATCAGTTGCTCGATCAACGCCGCCGCGCGGATCATCGCGCCTGGCGCGCGTTGTTCGCGATGGGCACGGCTGCGGCGCTGGCATTGGTGCTCGGAGGATTGTGGCAGATCTCGCTGGCGCTGCTGCGCAAGGAGAAGGCCGCCCATACCGAGGACGTGCGGGAATTGAAGGCCAAGACGGACAGCGCGGTGACCGCGCGTGACCAGGCGGTGAAAGGAGAGTCGGAAGCCAAGCAGACGCTCGAACATGAACGCGATGTGGCATTGGCGAGGCTGGAGGCTTCGCGTGCGATTGGGGATCATTTGTTCGAGTGGGCGATGGAGAAGGGGCACCGCAGCCTGCCGCCGCTGGATGGCCGGGAGCTGCGGCTGCTGCGCCTGGAGCGTTATTTTGATGATTTCCTCAAGCGGACGGCTGATGTGACCTCGCTGGATGACGAGCGTGCGCGTGTGAAGCTGGAGCTGGCGGAGGTTTCGCTGGCCGCCGGGGATGCGAATGCGGCGCAGACGCGCTTGGGCGATGCCTTGGAGGCGTGGAAGAACCGGCCCACGGATGCGGCGTGGAAGCTGCGGATCGGCACGGACCGGCTGTTGCTTGCGCTGCTGCGGCAGGCGAAGGATGATCCGGGCACTGCGGCGGCGTTTGTGGAGGCACGGCAGATCCTTGGGTCCGTCCCCCAGGGCGAGGTGGATGCGGACCGCTTGCAACAGTTGATGGCGGTGCTGGACTTCCATGAGGCACAGTTGCTCGCGCAGGGCGGGAAGGGGGACGCGAAGGCGCTGGAGCAGCTCATGCGCGCGACGCAGACCTTGAACCGCTTGGTCGATCAGCGGCCGGATGTGGCGGTGCTGCGCTCGGAGCTGGCGAGCTGCTATCTTTCTTCCGCGACCATTCTCGATGGCATGGGCAGCCTGGGGGATGCGCGCGAGGTGAGGAATCTTGCGGCGGCGGAACTGATCAAACTGCTCAAGGAGAAGCCCGGCGATCCGAAGCTGCGGCTGGAACTGGCGGGTTGTTATGGCGCGATGGCGGAGGCGGCGGTGCTTTCCGGAGACGTGGCTTCCGCCGACAGCCTCTCGAAGCAGGCGACGGGATTGCTGGAGGCATTGCTGCGTGAGCAGCCGGACAATACAGAAGCTTTGTCCCGTCTCGGCGCGCAGCGGTGGATTCGTGCGGGACTGTTGCGGGACAGCGGCAAGACCGATGAGGCGATGAACATGGTGGACGATGGCATCCGCATGCTGGAAGGCGCGCGTGCGTCCGATGCGGCCAATGGCACGGTGGCCTACCGGCTGGCGCTGCTGTGGTGGCAGAAGGGCCGCATGGTGGGGGCTGCGGGCAAGACCGATGACGAACTCTTCCTCATCACCAAGGCCCGTGATGCGCTCAATGGGCTGATGGAGCGTACGGAATACGGTCTCATCCGCGGCGACCAGCTCAAGAAATCGGTGGCGTATCTGTTAGGTGATCTTGGTCATGCACAGCAGCTTGCGGGCAAGAACGACGAGGCGAAAAAGACATTCGCGCAGGCGGTGATCGCGTGGGAAACGCTGGTCAAGGCCCAGCCCCGCAGTGAGGAAGCGGAGGAGGCGTTGTCGTGGTGCAGGCAGCGGTTGAAAGAGATGCCGTGAGGATCAATGCGTGGCTCCGCCGGTGATGCGGATATCGCGCTTGTGGCGGATGGCGGCGGCAACGGCGAGGGTGATGCCTTCCAGCAAGGCATCCTGTGACAACGGCGAATTCCAAGGCGCGGGTACGTGGATGAAGCCACCACGCACGTCCGGAGTGGCGGCAAGTTCGTGCATGAGACTGTAGAAGACGTGATTGCAGACGAAG belongs to Luteolibacter ambystomatis and includes:
- a CDS encoding thiamine pyrophosphate-binding protein — protein: MRAALAAGVREFVVCAGARNAALLEVLARAESQGRVKVWRHFEERSAGFFALGRTLDIDAPCAVVTTSGTAAAELLPAMIEAHYQSRPLVAVTADRPARFRGTGAPQAIEQPGIFGPHAVSSYEEWTGLGPLHLNVELEEEFKPGEVKFPEPAEFVAKEKSPLVGELARWLREDAYRGLVVMIGGLEPSDHEEVFHFCSDLGVPVVVEGTSGLREALQALALPNADRTLKARPPGKVLRLGDVPSGRFWRDLEDLPKTEVWSVCRGGFTGLARESKVVRGGVARVLRAIGQVDEIGDALDYLVDRSRQKARIDELLEAHPDSEPAMVRTLSLYASYGSSVYLGNSLPVREWNLFAQWDRPVSDVRANRGANGIDGQASTWLGWTAGRTGAWAMLGDLTALYDLAAPFVLEQLETKGRVLAVINNHGGRIFERLPRLADMSPRAAECFTNPQAADLSGWAKLWGMRHVRITTADDFDDLEQGDETVLLEVLPDAGQTRAFWAAWDRM
- a CDS encoding protein kinase domain-containing protein → MQAPRIDGLRVTDLTGAGPCGNVYAAHDESDVKLAVKVFHGMAINRALLQKTTARLEAAGWPSGVMQVVSADLESRPALIVMPWMADPAEDGHGVPRTLQNRLADFPGERSWPMVLDLARALAVFHNVQVAHGNLKPSNVFFDDEEKLSIADWSLGNMPGVTHADYSDAYLYQSPEQLRDPDGYLDEKGYRWDVFAFGVLAYRLITGAFPRCNETFLQVAPPPGDIRRDSAIHADLHKIARKLEADANVTWPDEAANPVEAGYREWIVRCLALDAAQRPATLAEVVRGFERVEEQVATETHRDQLLDQRRRADHRAWRALFAMGTAAALALVLGGLWQISLALLRKEKAAHTEDVRELKAKTDSAVTARDQAVKGESEAKQTLEHERDVALARLEASRAIGDHLFEWAMEKGHRSLPPLDGRELRLLRLERYFDDFLKRTADVTSLDDERARVKLELAEVSLAAGDANAAQTRLGDALEAWKNRPTDAAWKLRIGTDRLLLALLRQAKDDPGTAAAFVEARQILGSVPQGEVDADRLQQLMAVLDFHEAQLLAQGGKGDAKALEQLMRATQTLNRLVDQRPDVAVLRSELASCYLSSATILDGMGSLGDAREVRNLAAAELIKLLKEKPGDPKLRLELAGCYGAMAEAAVLSGDVASADSLSKQATGLLEALLREQPDNTEALSRLGAQRWIRAGLLRDSGKTDEAMNMVDDGIRMLEGARASDAANGTVAYRLALLWWQKGRMVGAAGKTDDELFLITKARDALNGLMERTEYGLIRGDQLKKSVAYLLGDLGHAQQLAGKNDEAKKTFAQAVIAWETLVKAQPRSEEAEEALSWCRQRLKEMP